In Acinetobacter pittii, one genomic interval encodes:
- the atoE gene encoding short-chain fatty acid transporter, translated as MEKQQGIFERFALRISDWSEKWFPDSYIFALLGVIIVSVAALGIGAPIHDVATSFGNGFWSLIPFTLQMTMLIIVGYVVSVSKPVKFLIQKMARIPNSGRGAIVLVATVSLLISLVNWAVSTILTALLVIALAKRKELNMDYRAAAAAAIIGMGATWALGISSSAAQLQANKTSLPESIYNLTGVIPFTETIFLWQSIAMTIILVIVSIAIAYWSAPKGNNVKTIDSFDVQFEEDKPHEEKSTRPGDWLENSPILTIIVVALGLIWMFFEFSKSNPIIAISSLNTYNFVFLMLGLALHGTPRNFLNAVSKAVPAVSGILIQFPLYGSIAFIMTQALNSQDLSLSHYIAEFFVSIASKETFAIVMGIYSAILGFFVPSGGGKWIIEAPYVMQAANDLKVHLGWSVQIYNAAEALPNLINPFFMLPMLGILKLKAKDVIGFTVTQLVVHFPLVLFLLWFFGRTLSYTPPTF; from the coding sequence ATGGAAAAACAGCAAGGAATTTTTGAAAGATTTGCTCTTCGGATTAGTGACTGGTCTGAAAAATGGTTTCCTGATTCATATATTTTTGCTCTACTTGGCGTCATTATTGTCTCTGTTGCCGCATTAGGTATTGGTGCGCCGATACATGATGTAGCGACTTCATTTGGTAATGGCTTCTGGAGTCTTATTCCCTTTACTCTGCAAATGACCATGCTCATTATTGTGGGTTATGTCGTCTCTGTATCTAAGCCCGTAAAGTTTCTGATTCAAAAAATGGCGCGTATTCCAAATTCTGGACGTGGTGCAATTGTTTTGGTGGCAACTGTCAGCTTATTAATTTCTTTGGTCAATTGGGCAGTAAGCACGATTCTTACAGCACTTTTAGTGATTGCATTAGCAAAACGTAAAGAGCTGAATATGGATTACCGTGCAGCGGCAGCGGCGGCAATTATTGGTATGGGAGCAACATGGGCACTGGGAATTAGCTCTTCGGCAGCACAGCTTCAAGCGAATAAAACTAGTTTACCTGAGTCAATTTACAACCTAACTGGTGTTATTCCATTTACTGAAACGATTTTCCTTTGGCAATCTATTGCGATGACTATTATTTTGGTGATTGTTTCAATTGCAATTGCTTACTGGTCAGCTCCAAAAGGTAATAATGTTAAAACAATTGACAGTTTTGATGTGCAGTTTGAAGAAGACAAACCACACGAGGAAAAATCAACACGCCCAGGCGACTGGTTAGAAAACTCGCCTATTTTAACGATTATTGTGGTGGCATTAGGCTTAATCTGGATGTTTTTTGAATTTTCAAAAAGTAATCCAATCATCGCTATTTCAAGTTTAAACACATACAACTTTGTGTTTTTAATGCTTGGGTTAGCGTTGCATGGAACGCCAAGAAACTTTTTAAATGCTGTTTCAAAGGCAGTTCCTGCTGTATCAGGAATCTTAATTCAGTTTCCACTTTATGGAAGCATCGCTTTTATTATGACGCAAGCTTTAAATAGTCAGGATTTATCGCTGTCGCATTATATAGCCGAGTTTTTCGTTTCAATCGCCTCAAAAGAAACTTTTGCAATTGTGATGGGAATTTACTCTGCCATCCTTGGGTTCTTCGTGCCATCTGGCGGTGGAAAATGGATTATTGAAGCCCCATATGTCATGCAAGCAGCCAATGATTTGAAAGTTCATTTAGGCTGGTCTGTACAAATTTATAATGCAGCCGAAGCTTTACCGAACTTAATCAATCCCTTCTTTATGCTTCCAATGTTAGGCATTTTAAAACTAAAAGCAAAAGATGTGATTGGTTTTACAGTCACTCAGCTCGTTGTGCATTTTCCATTAGTTTTATTTTTATTGTGGTTCTTTGGAAGAACACTTAGCTACACCCCACCCACTTTTTAA
- a CDS encoding thiolase family protein — translation MSSIVIVSGSRTAMGGFQGSLSALTAPDLGAAVIRESIQRAGIAPEQVDEVIFGCVLSAGIGQGPARQAMRKAGVPDHVGAVTINKLCGSAMKAVLMASDTLKAGSANIIVAGGMESMTNAPYILPKARGGYRMGHGEIKDHMFLDGLEDAETGRLMGSFAQDMANTKGFTREQMDNFAISSLKKAQTAITEGYFKEEIVPVEVKTRKGVEVIDQDEQPLKANLEKIPTLRPAFSKDGTITAANSSSISDGAAALVLTTEEYAQSHGLNTLAKIVATSTHSQHPSEFTIAPISAIQKVLERAGWSVDEVDAWEINEAFAMVAMAPIHELGIDETKVNVHGGACALGHPIGATGSRIILSLIYALKRLGKKKGVAALCIGGGEATAVAIEI, via the coding sequence ATGAGTTCAATTGTTATAGTTTCAGGTAGCCGCACTGCAATGGGCGGTTTTCAAGGCAGCCTATCTGCTTTAACTGCACCAGATCTTGGCGCTGCTGTCATTCGTGAATCGATTCAACGTGCAGGTATTGCTCCTGAACAAGTAGATGAAGTTATTTTTGGTTGCGTATTAAGTGCAGGTATTGGCCAAGGTCCTGCTCGTCAGGCGATGCGTAAAGCTGGTGTACCTGATCATGTCGGTGCAGTCACCATTAATAAACTGTGTGGCTCTGCCATGAAAGCGGTGCTAATGGCATCAGACACTTTAAAAGCAGGCAGTGCCAATATTATTGTTGCAGGTGGCATGGAATCTATGACCAATGCTCCTTATATTCTGCCGAAAGCTCGCGGTGGTTACCGTATGGGACACGGTGAAATTAAGGACCATATGTTCTTAGATGGTCTTGAAGATGCTGAAACAGGCCGTTTAATGGGTTCGTTTGCGCAAGACATGGCAAACACTAAAGGCTTTACACGTGAGCAAATGGATAACTTTGCAATTTCTTCACTTAAAAAAGCGCAAACTGCGATTACCGAAGGTTATTTCAAAGAAGAAATTGTTCCTGTTGAAGTAAAAACACGTAAAGGTGTTGAAGTTATCGATCAAGATGAACAACCATTAAAAGCCAATCTTGAGAAGATCCCAACATTACGCCCAGCTTTTAGTAAAGATGGAACAATTACAGCTGCAAATTCAAGCTCAATTTCTGATGGTGCTGCTGCGTTAGTACTCACCACAGAAGAATATGCTCAAAGCCATGGCTTAAATACTTTAGCGAAAATTGTTGCAACTTCGACTCACTCACAGCATCCAAGTGAATTTACCATTGCTCCGATTAGTGCAATTCAAAAAGTGCTAGAGCGCGCTGGTTGGTCAGTTGACGAGGTAGATGCTTGGGAAATTAATGAAGCTTTTGCAATGGTGGCAATGGCACCAATTCATGAACTCGGTATTGATGAAACAAAAGTTAACGTACATGGTGGTGCTTGTGCTTTAGGCCATCCAATTGGCGCAACAGGCTCAAGAATTATTCTTTCTCTTATCTATGCTTTAAAACGACTAGGTAAAAAGAAAGGTGTTGCCGCATTATGTATTGGTGGTGGTGAAGCTACAGCTGTCGCAATTGAAATCTAA
- a CDS encoding LysR family transcriptional regulator — MFDLDSRLLNIFYHIYRFKSVSMAADAIGLTQPSVSNGLNKIRQHFNDPLFIRVGNEMIPTELAKEIFPLISEVIDKVESINNFSVNFDPLTSDQLFTIAMTDVSHLVLLPQLTNYLKEKAPLIRLNIRPITPETSYQMANGEIDLAIGFLPQLEEGFYQQKFFKQHYVVISSKSHPRLDPNNFTLDDYMREYHIDIDAGIGHYHIKNELQNKGLDRNILIRLPSYLGVGLVVQETDAIATVPYYLSQVLLVRENLQILPAPLDFPTYDVKQHWHMSCHHKSSHKWFRQTCYELFKV; from the coding sequence TTGTTTGATCTAGATAGTAGATTACTAAATATTTTTTATCATATTTATCGGTTTAAAAGCGTTTCAATGGCTGCCGATGCTATTGGCCTTACCCAACCGAGTGTTAGTAATGGACTCAACAAAATCCGTCAGCATTTTAATGATCCACTTTTTATTCGTGTTGGAAATGAAATGATTCCAACCGAATTGGCTAAAGAAATCTTTCCGCTCATTAGTGAGGTGATTGATAAAGTTGAAAGCATTAATAACTTTAGTGTGAACTTTGATCCGCTAACTTCAGATCAGCTTTTTACAATTGCCATGACAGATGTCTCTCATCTGGTTTTATTACCGCAATTAACCAACTATTTGAAAGAAAAAGCGCCTTTAATTCGCTTAAATATTAGGCCGATTACGCCAGAAACCAGCTACCAAATGGCAAATGGTGAAATTGACCTCGCAATTGGCTTTTTACCCCAATTAGAAGAAGGCTTTTACCAACAAAAGTTTTTTAAACAGCATTATGTGGTGATTAGCTCTAAAAGCCATCCTCGTTTAGACCCAAATAATTTCACTTTAGATGATTATATGCGCGAATATCATATTGATATTGATGCAGGAATTGGGCACTACCATATTAAAAATGAATTACAGAACAAAGGATTGGATCGAAATATTTTAATTCGATTACCAAGTTATTTAGGAGTGGGATTAGTAGTACAAGAAACAGATGCGATTGCAACGGTACCGTATTATTTAAGCCAAGTTTTATTGGTTAGAGAAAATTTACAGATTTTACCGGCGCCTTTAGACTTCCCAACTTATGATGTTAAACAACATTGGCATATGTCGTGCCATCATAAAAGTAGTCATAAATGGTTCCGCCAAACCTGTTATGAACTTTTTAAAGTCTAA
- the yjiE gene encoding LysR substrate-binding domain-containing protein has product MNLEVRWVEDLLTLERERSISKAAEKRFISQSAFTRRIQQIEEMIGAEVIIRNNKNNIEFTDIGRIMLVMSKNIEKQVEETAKLIKNIKNETESTIRFCVVHSLASGFLTTFLKKFPTFMRDLKIEIVATNSGEGLSLLKEGACDFMICYADRSNINRVGDDILSGIKIAETEIVPVSATEADHTPKHTIQSNFSLLAYSKHAYLRKLVDQLIEGKLIYKTLYETDNATNLKELVLQGLGVAWIPKINVEEDLATGKLVMLDHNEYCLPQDIYIFKNNLSDNKSVQQIWKGFQTQHD; this is encoded by the coding sequence ATGAACTTAGAAGTACGTTGGGTAGAAGACCTTTTAACATTAGAGCGTGAGCGTTCTATTTCAAAAGCAGCCGAAAAACGATTTATTAGTCAATCCGCGTTTACACGTAGGATTCAGCAAATAGAAGAGATGATTGGAGCTGAAGTTATTATTCGAAATAATAAAAATAATATTGAATTTACCGACATTGGGCGAATTATGTTGGTAATGTCTAAAAATATTGAGAAGCAGGTAGAAGAAACAGCCAAGCTGATTAAAAATATCAAAAATGAAACCGAATCAACGATTCGTTTCTGTGTTGTCCACTCATTAGCATCAGGTTTTTTGACTACTTTTTTAAAAAAATTCCCAACATTTATGCGTGATTTAAAAATTGAAATTGTCGCGACGAATAGTGGTGAAGGCTTATCTCTTTTAAAGGAAGGCGCCTGTGATTTTATGATTTGTTATGCAGATCGATCTAATATTAATCGGGTTGGTGATGATATTTTAAGTGGCATCAAGATTGCCGAAACAGAGATTGTTCCAGTATCAGCTACCGAGGCCGACCATACGCCTAAGCATACAATTCAGAGTAATTTTTCATTACTTGCTTATAGTAAGCATGCATATTTACGAAAATTGGTAGATCAACTGATCGAAGGCAAACTGATCTATAAAACTTTATATGAAACTGACAATGCCACCAATTTGAAAGAACTTGTACTACAAGGTCTAGGTGTCGCATGGATTCCAAAAATTAATGTAGAGGAAGATCTCGCTACCGGAAAATTGGTCATGTTGGACCATAATGAGTATTGTCTGCCACAAGATATTTATATTTTTAAAAATAACTTGAGTGATAACAAATCAGTTCAGCAAATCTGGAAGGGCTTCCAAACTCAGCATGATTAA
- the aspA gene encoding aspartate ammonia-lyase, producing MMNAEITTRIEKDLIGYREINNNDYYGVQTLRALENFNLTQSKVGNFPHLIKALAMVKLACAEANYNLKNLDQTKFEAIEYSCNQLIRGNFHDQFPIDMMQGGAGTSTNMNANEVLANVALEYMGHSKGQYQYLHPNNDINMSQSTNDVYPTAIRLGLLLSLDELNLPFNNLILSFRNKSQEFAHILKMGRTQLQDAVPMTLGQEFGAFAVTLQKDLEQINTLIPNVLAYMNLGGTAIGTGITTEYSYRELAIQALAKISGKKIKSAPDLIEATSDMGDFVLLSGLLKRTATKLSKIANDLRLLSSGPRTGINEINLEARQPGSSIMPGKVNPVIPEAMNLACFQIIANDLAVTLAAEAGQLQLNAMEPLIAFKLFESMDLLGKAMAMFQSKCIDTITANPEHCKALVENSIGIVTALNPYLGYETTTRIAKTANETGQSVLALVQNEGLLSAQVLDDILSINNMVKPKMSA from the coding sequence ATGATGAACGCTGAAATTACCACCCGTATTGAGAAGGATCTTATTGGTTATAGAGAGATCAATAATAACGACTACTACGGAGTTCAAACATTACGTGCTCTAGAAAACTTTAATTTAACTCAAAGCAAGGTCGGAAATTTCCCTCACCTTATTAAAGCTTTAGCCATGGTAAAGCTTGCTTGTGCTGAAGCAAACTATAATCTTAAAAACTTAGATCAAACTAAATTTGAAGCGATTGAATACAGCTGTAATCAGCTTATTCGTGGGAATTTTCACGACCAGTTCCCGATTGATATGATGCAAGGCGGTGCTGGTACTTCAACCAATATGAATGCAAATGAAGTATTGGCAAATGTGGCTTTAGAATATATGGGACATTCTAAGGGTCAATATCAATATCTACATCCTAATAACGACATTAATATGTCGCAGTCAACAAATGACGTGTACCCTACTGCGATTCGCTTAGGTTTGTTATTAAGTTTAGATGAACTAAATCTTCCTTTTAATAACTTGATTTTAAGTTTCCGCAATAAATCTCAAGAATTTGCTCATATTTTAAAAATGGGTCGTACACAGTTACAAGACGCTGTGCCAATGACATTAGGTCAAGAGTTTGGCGCTTTTGCGGTAACTTTACAAAAAGACCTTGAGCAAATTAATACGCTTATTCCAAATGTTTTAGCCTATATGAACCTTGGCGGTACAGCGATTGGTACGGGAATTACTACTGAATATAGTTACCGTGAACTTGCGATTCAGGCACTTGCAAAAATTTCTGGTAAGAAAATTAAGTCCGCTCCTGATCTAATCGAAGCAACTTCAGATATGGGCGACTTTGTTCTTTTATCGGGTTTATTAAAACGTACCGCAACTAAACTTTCAAAAATTGCCAATGACTTGCGTTTACTTTCAAGTGGTCCGCGTACTGGCATTAATGAAATTAACTTAGAAGCACGTCAACCGGGTAGTTCGATCATGCCAGGTAAAGTGAACCCAGTTATTCCTGAAGCGATGAACCTTGCTTGCTTCCAGATCATTGCAAATGATTTGGCTGTAACTTTAGCTGCTGAAGCTGGTCAATTACAGTTAAACGCAATGGAACCACTTATTGCATTCAAACTGTTTGAATCTATGGACTTGCTTGGTAAGGCAATGGCCATGTTCCAAAGTAAATGTATTGATACGATTACGGCGAACCCTGAACACTGTAAAGCTTTAGTTGAAAACTCAATTGGTATTGTGACTGCACTTAACCCATACCTAGGTTATGAAACGACAACTCGTATTGCTAAAACCGCAAACGAAACTGGACAAAGCGTATTGGCTCTAGTTCAGAATGAAGGCTTATTATCAGCACAAGTGCTTGATGATATCTTGTCGATTAATAATATGGTTAAACCCAAAATGTCGGCTTAA
- the fatA gene encoding TonB-dependent siderophore receptor, translating into MHGMAGSYSMERRSLNLHFMTCSKTALASSIALITSVVYANEAEVSQLPTITVNATQNNDALYTSKKVNLSGFQTGDVKKVPASITTITSERIADQHAKTLTDVIKNDSSLGDGYAAIGYYPNFVARGFALDLGSSYLINGHTIRGEQNIALENKQQVEILKGISAIQSGMSTPGGVVNYVTKRPANIKNITVDANSEGGYTLATDVGGFVNDNFGYRINLAHESIHPNVDHANGKREFGSVALDWKINDRSKLLFDIEAQHQSQRSVPGYQLLDGQVPTNVDQDRLLGYQSWSKPVVNNSINASLKYQYAFNDQWNGSLSASQSRVVIDDYSAFPWACYSDGVCQINTFDKDGNYGIYDFRSPDDTRITNQFSAGLNGQFNTGNIQHKIAFEIQHTYKTLERYNSNSMELNPIGTGNIYEETKDYVPAQIDLRNYYKALESDQTAFTVSDRVQFNDQWSTLLGGKLIRLDEQAYDPDGQQSRDTDLNKFLPQLALMYSPTATTNLYASYAKGLSDGGEAPWFANNALEVLAPKNSEQYEIGIKQQIRNFLLTAAIFDLKQDNQYSKVNADGSFDFVEQGEQHNQGIELGLTGALTDTVDVSSGITYTKSRLVDIDSDSYKGHQTQNIPKVRATAQLSYKVPSVEGLRLLSGMQYSSSKYANKEGTAKVGGYSVFNIGAAYKTNFAGHDTTFRFNIDNLFNKKYWRDVGAFMGDDYLFLGNPRAAQFSTTFIF; encoded by the coding sequence ATGCACGGTATGGCAGGTAGTTATTCAATGGAAAGACGTTCGTTAAATCTTCACTTCATGACATGCTCTAAAACAGCATTGGCTTCATCTATTGCACTCATAACATCTGTCGTCTATGCAAATGAAGCGGAGGTTTCCCAGCTCCCAACCATTACTGTGAACGCCACCCAAAATAATGATGCGCTATACACATCAAAGAAAGTTAATTTATCTGGTTTTCAAACTGGTGATGTAAAGAAGGTTCCGGCATCTATTACAACAATTACTTCTGAACGCATAGCAGATCAACACGCAAAAACTCTAACCGATGTTATTAAAAATGACTCTTCATTGGGAGATGGCTACGCTGCTATTGGCTATTATCCAAACTTTGTAGCACGAGGTTTTGCACTCGATTTAGGTTCAAGTTATCTCATTAACGGTCACACCATACGTGGTGAGCAAAATATTGCTTTAGAAAATAAACAACAAGTTGAAATTTTAAAAGGTATTTCTGCAATTCAAAGCGGAATGTCGACTCCGGGCGGCGTTGTTAACTATGTAACCAAAAGACCTGCCAATATTAAAAACATTACTGTAGATGCAAATTCAGAAGGTGGCTATACACTGGCAACGGATGTAGGTGGTTTTGTTAATGACAATTTTGGCTATCGAATCAATTTAGCGCATGAAAGTATTCATCCAAATGTTGACCATGCAAATGGTAAACGTGAGTTTGGTTCAGTAGCTTTAGACTGGAAAATTAATGATCGCTCTAAATTATTATTTGATATTGAAGCTCAGCATCAAAGCCAACGCTCCGTACCGGGTTATCAACTGCTTGATGGACAAGTACCAACAAATGTAGATCAAGACCGTTTGTTGGGTTATCAGTCTTGGAGTAAACCTGTTGTAAACAACAGTATAAATGCGAGTTTAAAATATCAATACGCATTTAATGATCAATGGAATGGTAGCTTAAGTGCATCTCAAAGCCGTGTTGTGATAGATGATTATAGCGCTTTTCCATGGGCTTGTTATAGTGATGGAGTTTGTCAAATTAATACGTTTGATAAAGATGGTAATTACGGTATTTACGATTTCCGTAGTCCAGATGATACACGTATTACTAACCAGTTTTCTGCTGGGTTAAATGGTCAGTTTAACACTGGCAATATTCAGCATAAAATCGCTTTTGAAATACAACATACTTATAAAACATTGGAGCGCTATAACTCTAACTCAATGGAGCTTAATCCTATTGGAACCGGTAATATTTATGAAGAGACAAAGGATTATGTACCAGCTCAGATTGACTTAAGAAATTACTATAAAGCCTTAGAAAGTGATCAGACAGCATTTACTGTATCTGACCGAGTTCAATTTAATGATCAATGGTCAACGTTACTAGGTGGAAAACTTATTCGCCTTGATGAACAAGCTTATGATCCAGATGGGCAGCAAAGCCGAGACACAGATTTAAATAAGTTTTTACCGCAATTAGCGCTCATGTATAGCCCAACTGCTACGACTAATCTTTATGCTTCATATGCCAAAGGTTTATCAGATGGTGGTGAAGCACCATGGTTTGCTAATAATGCCCTAGAAGTTCTTGCTCCTAAAAATTCTGAACAATATGAAATTGGGATTAAGCAGCAAATACGCAACTTCTTATTAACAGCAGCTATTTTTGATTTAAAGCAAGATAATCAATACAGCAAAGTAAATGCAGATGGATCTTTTGATTTTGTTGAACAAGGTGAACAACACAATCAAGGTATTGAGTTAGGTTTAACTGGTGCTCTAACCGATACAGTTGACGTAAGCTCTGGCATTACATACACCAAATCACGTCTTGTTGATATTGATAGTGACAGCTACAAAGGTCATCAAACTCAAAATATTCCAAAAGTCCGTGCAACTGCGCAATTATCTTATAAAGTACCTTCTGTTGAAGGGTTAAGATTACTGAGTGGTATGCAATACAGTAGCAGTAAATATGCAAATAAAGAGGGAACTGCAAAAGTAGGTGGCTATAGCGTCTTTAATATTGGTGCTGCTTATAAAACAAATTTTGCTGGGCATGACACAACTTTTAGATTCAACATTGATAACTTATTTAATAAGAAATATTGGCGTGATGTAGGTGCATTTATGGGTGATGACTATTTATTCTTAGGTAATCCACGTGCAGCTCAGTTCTCTACAACTTTCATTTTTTAA
- the pcaT gene encoding MFS transporter: MTYTQEEKRSRIRGIVGAASGNLVEWFDFYIYAVFAAYFTQALTAPDMDSTTKSIYVWGVFAASFFMRPIGSWVFGRIADRHGRKKSMVISICLMALSSFLFAALPTYDQVGLFAPFLLLVVRLLQGLSVGGEYGAVATYMSELGLKGQRGFYSSFQYVTLSGGQLLASLLGVILLTFLSEQQLHDGGWRIPFVIGGFAAILSLLARSRLEETLSHQDSERKESGSLRELFKKHWKTFLLVVGYTSAGSLTFYVETVYSKTYLTNLGMDGKTVGYIMTFALFVYMCAQPVFGSISDRIGRRSSMLAFSLLSAIFIYPVMAIGMPNYIDSPIIIALLLIFMMMILSFYTSISGLVKAEMFPPHVRALGVGFSYAVGNALFGGSAPSVALQFKAAGIENTFFIYVIVMLIICFLCSLALPKKPDYLEHDH, translated from the coding sequence ATGACATACACTCAGGAAGAAAAACGTAGCAGAATACGTGGGATTGTAGGCGCAGCCTCTGGTAATTTAGTTGAATGGTTCGACTTTTATATCTATGCAGTATTTGCTGCCTACTTTACTCAAGCTCTAACTGCACCAGATATGGATAGTACGACTAAATCTATCTATGTGTGGGGGGTATTCGCTGCAAGCTTTTTTATGCGTCCTATTGGTAGTTGGGTATTTGGGCGTATTGCAGACCGGCATGGTCGAAAAAAATCGATGGTCATCTCAATTTGTCTTATGGCTTTGAGTTCTTTTTTATTTGCAGCCCTACCTACTTATGACCAAGTTGGCTTATTTGCCCCGTTTCTTTTGCTGGTAGTGCGTTTACTTCAAGGTTTATCGGTTGGGGGGGAATATGGCGCCGTAGCAACATATATGAGTGAATTGGGTTTAAAAGGCCAACGTGGTTTTTACTCGTCTTTCCAATATGTCACCCTATCTGGTGGTCAATTACTTGCCAGCTTACTCGGCGTAATTTTATTAACATTTTTAAGTGAGCAACAATTACATGATGGCGGTTGGCGTATTCCATTTGTTATTGGTGGTTTTGCCGCAATTTTATCTTTACTGGCACGTAGCCGCTTAGAAGAAACACTTTCACATCAAGACAGCGAACGAAAAGAATCTGGGAGCTTAAGAGAGCTCTTTAAAAAGCATTGGAAAACTTTTTTATTGGTGGTGGGTTATACCTCGGCTGGTTCATTAACGTTTTATGTAGAAACTGTTTATTCAAAAACCTATTTAACCAATTTAGGAATGGACGGAAAAACCGTTGGTTATATCATGACCTTCGCACTATTTGTCTATATGTGTGCTCAACCTGTATTTGGCTCAATTTCGGATCGTATTGGGCGACGTTCTTCAATGCTGGCATTTAGCTTATTATCTGCGATTTTTATCTATCCAGTCATGGCCATTGGGATGCCTAATTATATAGATTCGCCGATTATTATTGCCTTGCTACTCATTTTTATGATGATGATTCTGAGTTTCTATACCTCTATTAGTGGTTTGGTAAAAGCAGAAATGTTCCCACCTCATGTACGAGCTTTAGGTGTAGGGTTTTCTTATGCTGTAGGGAATGCGCTGTTTGGTGGTTCTGCACCTTCGGTTGCCTTGCAGTTCAAAGCCGCTGGAATTGAAAACACCTTCTTTATTTATGTGATTGTCATGCTCATTATCTGTTTCTTGTGTAGCCTTGCGCTTCCTAAAAAACCCGATTATTTAGAACATGATCATTAG
- the chrA gene encoding chromate efflux transporter, which translates to MENEKSPLPESIIQVTFWQAFLFWLKLGFISFGGPAGQIAVMHEELVEQKRWISEKRFLHALNYCMLLPGPEAQQLATYIGWLMHRTAGGLVAGILFVLPSLFILIGLSWVYIKFGDVPVIAGIFYGIKPAVTAIVFHATYRIGSRSLKNKFLWFVAIAAFFAIFVLKLPFPLIVLSAGIAGYLASKKYPELFSSVAGHRASQKDYGRAFIDDDTPTPEHAKFHWLRLAKLIFVAIVLWLLPILALGTYFGWYHSYTQMACFFTKAALLTFGGAYAVLPYVYQGAVNHFGWLSPTQMIDGLALGETTPGPLIMVVAFVGFLGGVNHSLLGPEHLFFAGALGAVIVTWFTFLFSFVFIFAGAPIIESTHNEIKFTAPLTAITAAVVGVILNLALFFSYHVLWPEGFSGHFDAVAAIITVAAFIALFRFNINVLYVIFASALIGLAVTFF; encoded by the coding sequence ATGGAAAACGAAAAATCCCCTTTACCTGAAAGTATTATTCAAGTCACCTTCTGGCAAGCTTTTTTATTTTGGCTCAAGCTTGGTTTTATTAGCTTTGGCGGGCCAGCTGGACAAATCGCTGTGATGCATGAGGAACTCGTTGAACAAAAGCGCTGGATATCAGAAAAAAGATTTTTGCATGCCCTGAACTACTGCATGTTGTTACCCGGTCCTGAAGCACAGCAGTTAGCAACCTACATTGGTTGGCTTATGCACAGAACTGCTGGAGGATTGGTTGCAGGGATTTTATTTGTATTGCCCTCTTTATTTATTTTAATTGGGCTATCTTGGGTTTACATAAAATTTGGAGATGTTCCTGTTATTGCGGGTATTTTTTACGGGATCAAGCCTGCCGTTACCGCAATTGTCTTTCATGCAACATACCGTATAGGTAGCCGTTCACTTAAAAATAAATTTTTATGGTTCGTCGCAATTGCTGCGTTTTTTGCCATTTTTGTCTTAAAGCTTCCTTTCCCGCTTATCGTATTATCAGCTGGTATTGCTGGCTATTTAGCGAGTAAAAAGTACCCAGAACTTTTTTCTTCAGTCGCTGGACATAGAGCCAGCCAAAAAGATTATGGCCGAGCATTTATTGATGATGATACCCCAACGCCAGAGCATGCTAAATTCCATTGGTTGCGGTTAGCTAAACTTATTTTTGTGGCAATCGTTTTATGGTTATTGCCAATTTTAGCTTTAGGTACATATTTTGGGTGGTATCACTCTTATACCCAAATGGCTTGTTTTTTTACCAAAGCTGCACTGCTCACATTTGGAGGTGCATACGCTGTTTTACCTTACGTTTATCAAGGTGCTGTAAATCATTTTGGATGGCTTTCACCAACTCAAATGATTGATGGGCTCGCTTTAGGTGAAACTACACCTGGCCCACTCATTATGGTGGTTGCCTTTGTTGGTTTTTTAGGGGGTGTTAATCATTCATTACTTGGACCCGAGCATCTATTTTTTGCTGGAGCACTTGGTGCTGTCATTGTAACTTGGTTTACTTTCCTTTTCTCATTTGTCTTTATTTTTGCTGGTGCACCCATTATTGAATCTACCCATAATGAAATTAAGTTTACCGCACCACTTACTGCCATTACCGCTGCTGTGGTTGGTGTTATTTTAAATCTGGCATTATTTTTTAGTTATCATGTGTTATGGCCAGAGGGTTTTTCAGGACACTTTGATGCTGTCGCAGCCATCATTACTGTAGCTGCATTCATTGCTTTATTCCGCTTTAATATTAACGTGCTGTATGTGATTTTTGCATCAGCGCTGATTGGACTAGCCGTCACTTTCTTTTAG